A genomic segment from Clostridium pasteurianum BC1 encodes:
- a CDS encoding 5-fold beta-flower protein: MEKIYDQNENVVGHLSGNIVYDGSNRIIGYVNDPVLYDSNYNPIAYVSNGVIYNSVEMPVGYFNGWNVYNMNGNRLGRVHSSWLGLLAAGLLLGAAFGGFGFGFGFGF; the protein is encoded by the coding sequence ATGGAAAAGATATATGACCAAAATGAAAATGTTGTGGGTCATTTAAGTGGTAATATTGTTTATGATGGAAGTAACAGAATCATTGGATATGTTAATGATCCTGTACTTTATGATTCAAATTATAATCCAATAGCCTATGTATCAAATGGAGTAATTTATAATTCTGTGGAAATGCCAGTTGGATATTTTAATGGATGGAATGTATATAATATGAATGGCAATAGACTTGGACGTGTGCATAGTTCATGGCTAGGACTACTTGCAGCAGGTTTATTGTTAGGAGCTGCATTCGGTGGATTTGGATTTGGGTTTGGGTTTGGATTTTGA